A region from the Oncorhynchus keta strain PuntledgeMale-10-30-2019 chromosome 5, Oket_V2, whole genome shotgun sequence genome encodes:
- the LOC118384639 gene encoding trafficking protein particle complex subunit 5-like codes for MDTRFTRGKSNILERPLTRPKTEVSVSAFALLFSEMVQYCQSRVYSVSELQQRLADLGQSVGASMLDVLVLREKNGKRETKVLNILLFVKVSVWKAMFGKEADKLEQANDDDKTYYIIEKEPLINAYISVPKENSTLNCAAFTAGIVEAILTHSGFPAKVTAHWHKGTTLMIKFDEAVIARDKALDGR; via the exons ATGGACACTCGGTTCACGAGAGGAAAGTCAAACATCCTGGAACGGCCTCTAACCCGTCCCAAGACTGAAGTCAGTGTGAGTGCCTTTGCACTGCTCTTCTCTGAGATGGTGCAGTATTGCCAGAGCCGCGTGTACTCTGTGTCCGAGCTCCAGCAACGCTTGGCAGACCTGGGTCAGAGCGTTGGCGCCAGTATGCTGGACGTACTGGTGCTGAGGGAGAAGAATGGGAAGAGGGAGACCAAGGTGCTTAACATACTGCTCTTCGTCAAG GTGTCAGTATGGAAAGCCATGTTCGGTAAGGAGGCAGACAAGCTGGAGCAGGCCAACGATGACGACAAGACCTACTACATCATAGAGAAGGAGCCACTGATCAACGCTTACATCTCTGTGCCCAAGGAGAACAGCACACTAAACTGTGCTGCATTCACCGCTGGCATCGTAGAGGCCATTCTCACACACAGTGGCTTCCCTGCCAAGGTCACAGCCCACTGGCACAAGGGCACCACGCTCATGATCAAGTTTGATGAAGCTGTGATAGCCAGAGACAAGGCCCTGGATGGCAGATAG
- the LOC118384622 gene encoding N-acetylmuramoyl-L-alanine amidase-like has protein sequence MSGAQGVEDSMISPMEPHWKWCLTLLVVLVSAHTDTKVTSSQHMDDFIRVLEQVEDSNPGLEPVNVLRGLRRAAGLRDEFMQHFLGTIREDSTSEAPVMDSNLSDFIVRAMRHKVTERGREEGVVLTADGTTVAMSPVLLGIEVGLVSKTRCQVRGLYPLTLARNLGLSFQRFHSSLLSQRLGPDGCWDDVTSPQVFTLSDKPSLATDALVNGGMDGVILGIEVSAQSQRLLKLSSLLRRYYCHRLEGEGLDAAPRLISHLRRENFRELASPPLLQRQVVRSLVLQRRLIDHSTMLAQEKEELTAVVREGIKEFVHRYMDCPAIIPRCQWGAAPYRGTPTPLSLPLSSMYIHHTYQPGQPCLTFQQCSADMRSMQRFHQDDRGWDDIGYSFVAGSDGYLYEGRGWHWQGAHTKGYNSKGYGVSFIGDYTSSLPSEQTMELVRDRLASCAVGGGRLVGNFTLYGHRQLVKTSCPGDAFYSEITGWEHFGEVQN, from the exons ATGTCAGGGGCACAGGGCGTCGAAGACTCAATGATTTCTCCAATGGAACCGCACTGGAAATGGTGTCTGACCCTTCTTGTGGTCTTGGTCAGTGCTCACACTGATACCAAAG TCACGTCCTCCCAGCATATGGACGACTTCATCAGAGTGTTGGAGCAGGTAGAAGACAGTAACCCTGGACTGGAGCCTGTAAATGTGTTGAGAGGCCTGCGCAGGGCAGCCGGTCTCAGAGATGAGTTCATGCAGCACTTCTTGGGCACTATCAGGGAGGACAGCACCTCAGAGGCACCAGTCATGGACTCCAATCTCTCAGATTTCATTGTCAGGGCTATGCGCCACAaggtgacagagagaggtagagaggaaggggtTGTCCTTACTGCTGATGGCACCACGGTTGCTATGAGCCCAGTCCTCCTGGGTATTGAAGTTGGGCTAGTGTCTAAGACGAGGTGTCAGGTCCGTGGCCTGTACCCCCTCACTTTGGCTAGGAACTTGGGTCTGTCCTTCCAGCGCTTccacagctctctcctctcccaacgcCTGGGCCCTGATGGCTGCTGGGATGACGTGACCTCGCCTCAGGTCTTCACCCTCTCCGACAAGCCCTCCCTCGCCACCGATGCCCTGGTTAACGGCGGTATGGATGGTGTGATTCTGGGGATTGAGGTCTCAGCTCAGTCCCAGCGTCTTCTCAAGTTGAGCAGCCTACTGAGGAGGTACTACTGTCATCGTCTTGAGGGGGAAGGACTGGATGCTGCTCCTCGTCTGATCAGCCACCTACGCAGGGAGAACTTCAGAGAACTGGCCAGCCCCCCCCTCCTGCAGAGGCAAGTGGTGAGATCCCTTGTCCTTCAGAGGAGACTGATCGACCACTCCACGATGTTGGCACAGGAAAAGGAAGAGCTGACAGCTGTGGTGAGGGAAGGAATAAAGGAGTTTGTCCACAGATACATGG ACTGTCCAGCTATTATCCCACGGTGTCAGTGGGGGGCTGCACCATACCGGGGCACCCCCACCCCCCTGTCACTCCCCCTCTCGTCCATGTACATCCACCACACCTACCAGCCTGGCCAGCCTTGTCTCACCTTTCAGCAGTGTTCTGCAGACATGAGGTCCATGCAACGCTTTCACCAGGATGACCGGGGCTGGGACGATATTGGATACAG CTTTGTGGCAGGCTCTGACGGGTACCTCTATGAGGGGCGTGGGTGGCACTGGCAAGGGGCCCACACTAAGGGCTACAACTCCAAGGGCTATGGGGTGTCATTCATCGGTGACTACACCTCCAGCTTGCCATCAGAGCAGACCATGGAGCTGGTGAGAGATCGTCTGGCATCCTGTGCTGTGGGAGGTGGGCGACTGGTCGGCAACTTCACCCTATATGGCCACAGACAGCTGGTTAAGACTTCCTGTCCTGGAGACGCCTTCTACTCAGAGATCACAGGCTGGGAGCACTTTGGG GAGGTTCAAAACTGA